From a single Sphingosinicellaceae bacterium genomic region:
- a CDS encoding phosphodiesterase — MLIAQITDMHLGFQPGDPNELNRRRLDSVIAALLEDGRVPDVMLATGDLSEHGTVASYQTMKDIFDALPFPVWPIPGNHDIRAHFLEVFNDLPMGQPGGDIRYVVEDGPLRIVMIDTLEEGRHGGSFGDERAAWLDETLARETGRPTLVALHHPPLDSGNAWMSEDGDALWVERLRAVIAKHPQVIRLLSGHLHRGMLMGFGGSTLSVCPATAPQVALDFRDLDTAKPDGRDMIVAEDPGFALHYWNGRDLVTQFGAGGDHPVLARFNARMVPEVSKIVAERAAGG, encoded by the coding sequence ATGCTAATCGCGCAGATAACGGACATGCACCTGGGCTTTCAGCCCGGTGATCCGAACGAGTTGAACCGCAGGCGCCTCGACAGCGTGATCGCGGCCTTGCTCGAGGATGGTCGCGTGCCTGACGTCATGCTGGCGACCGGCGACCTGTCGGAGCACGGGACCGTCGCGTCGTACCAGACGATGAAAGACATCTTCGACGCCCTGCCCTTCCCGGTCTGGCCGATCCCGGGCAACCACGACATCCGTGCGCATTTCCTGGAGGTCTTCAACGACCTGCCGATGGGCCAGCCTGGGGGTGACATTCGTTACGTCGTCGAGGACGGGCCGCTACGGATCGTCATGATCGACACCCTCGAGGAGGGCCGTCACGGCGGCAGCTTCGGCGACGAGCGCGCCGCATGGCTTGACGAAACGCTGGCCCGCGAAACCGGTCGGCCGACGCTGGTCGCCCTCCACCATCCGCCGCTCGACAGCGGTAATGCGTGGATGAGCGAGGACGGCGATGCGCTCTGGGTCGAGCGGTTGCGCGCCGTCATCGCGAAGCACCCGCAGGTCATTCGCCTGCTCAGCGGTCACCTCCATCGTGGCATGCTGATGGGCTTCGGCGGGAGCACGCTGAGCGTCTGCCCGGCGACCGCACCTCAGGTCGCACTCGACTTCCGCGACCTCGACACCGCCAAGCCCGACGGCCGCGACATGATCGTCGCCGAGGATCCCGGGTTCGCGCTGCACTACTGGAACGGGCGCGACCTCGTCACCCAGTTCGGAGCGGGCGGCGACCATCCGGTGCTGGCGCGTTTCAACGCCCGCATGGTGCCTGAGGTATCGAAGATCGTCGCGGAGAGGGCGGCAGGGGGTTAG